ACGGTTTAGACGATTTTAAAACTTCTGCTAAAGCTTTTATTTCTATCACACAATTTATAAGCTGTGAATTTGCAGTTCGTCCTTTTATTTTAAAGTATAAAGAAAAAATGATTGACGAAATGATCCAATGGTCACTGCATGAAAATCTCCATGTACGAAGATTAGCAAGCGAAGGTTCACGCCCGAGATTACCGTGGGCAATGGCGATTCCGTTTTTGAAAAAAGATCCCTCTTCTATCCTTCCTATTTTAGAGAATTTAAAAAATGATTCTTCAGAATATGTTCGAAGAAGTGTGGCTAACAATTTAAATGATATTGCAAAAGATAACCCGCAGATTGTTCTGGAAATTGCCTCTAGATGGAAAGATCACAGCAAAGAAACCGACGCAATCATTAAACACGGAAGCCGAACTTTACTAAAACAAGGTCATCCGGAAATTTTAAGCCATTATGGCTTGGAAAGCAACAATATTGAACTTTCCTCTTTTGCAATCAAAACACCAATTGTAAAAATTGGAGATTATCTTCAATTTCATTTTCATTTAAACAATAAAAATGAAGAAGCTAAAACAGTTCGCTTAGAATATGCAGTTCATTACAAAAAAGCAAAAGGACATTTGGCCAAAAAAGTCTTCAAAATCAGTGAGAAAATTTATCCGCCGAATCAATTAATAAAGGTTGACAGAAATCAATCTTTTAAGATAATTACAACGAGAGTTTTCCATACGGGAATTCATCAATTATCGATTATAATTAATGGTACAGAAAGTGACGTTTTGGAGTTTGAATTGATTGATTAAAGAGAAAAGAAATCTTCATCAATATTGTCAGACTGAGGGAAGTCGAAGTCCAGCAAAGTGATTCAGCATGTGAGACTTCGACTTCGCTCAGTCTGACAAAAATGCACTTCGCCTTACAACAACAAAAATGAAATGAACTATTCGGGATTTTTCTTATTTTTATAAAACAAAAATCCAGAAACAACTTTTCTTAATCTAAATTAAGTTACAGACTCGCATTACTACTGTAATTTTGTTTTCAAATCAAACTATACCACATGTCAAATATCAATTTAATTATCGAAGAACGTGCTGCCAATATTGGCAACTTTATGGTAGGTCGTTTATTGCCTTTCCGCGAAAAAAGAGCCGTTGGGCCATTTGTATTTATCGATCATATGGGGCCAGCGCATTTAAGTGATCATGAAAATATGGATGTTCCGCCACATCCGCATATTGGACTTTCTACACTAACTTTTTTGTTTGAAGGAAGCATTATGCACCGCGATAGTTTAGGAACAGAATTAGAAATAAAACCCGGAGCAGTCAACTGGATGACAGCCGGAAAAGGAATCGTTCACTCTGAAAGAACTCCTGAATATTTAAGACATTCAGACAAAATGCTTCACGGATTGCAGATTTGGGTGGCACTCCCTAAAGAATTGGAACAAATGGATCCAAATTTTGCACATGTTGAAGCAGATGATATTCCGGCTTGGGAAGAAGATGGTGTTTCATACAAATTAATTGCCGGCGAAGCATTCGGAAAAAAATCTCCGGTTCCCGTTTATAGTCCGTTATATTTTATTGAAATTAAAAGTAAAACCACTCAAAAAATTAATATTGGAAGCCATTTATTTGGTGAAAGCGGTTTGTATATTTTAGAAGGAAGTATTAAAAGTGGTGAACATGTTTATGATCCAAAACAGATCTTAATTACCAACGACAGTACACTTTGCGAATTTGAAATTGCCGCTAATTCAACCGTATATATCTTTGGAGGGCAATCGTTTCCTGAAGAACATTTTATATTTTGGAACTTTGTTTCTTCGGATAAAAACCTCATCGAAAAAGCCAAACATGACTGGACAGCACAGACTTTTCCAAAAGTACCGGGAGAAACTGAATTTGTTCCGTTACCTGAACCAAGAATCAAATAAATATGGATACAGTATCAGCAAAAATAGATACGCGTTTATATCGCACCGAAATAACATCTACCAGTGGAAATATCTTAATTTCAGACGAACCGACACAATTGGGAGGTAAAAACTTAGGTTTAAATCCTACTGAACTTTTAGCTTCGTCTTTGGCCTCATGCACTTTGATTACTTTACGAATGTACATCAATCGCAAACAATGGGATGTTTCAGAAATAAACGTCAAAATTGATTTTGAAAGAAACTCAGAACGAAATGTATCTTCTTTTATCCGAAAAATTGAAGTAATTGGCGAAGTCGACGAGATGCAAAGACTAAGATTAGAAACCATTGCAAATAGTTGCCCTATACATAAAACACTAACACATTCAATCGAAATTAAAACGACATTAATATAACTTATCATGGAAATTCAACAAATAAACGATACAAGAAGAGGCTATTTTGAAGCTGTAGAAGATGGGAAAGAAGCTGGAAAAATGACCTACACTTGGGCAGGAGACTCAAAATTTATTATTGATCATACAGAAGTGAATCCTGAATTTAATGGAAAAGGTGTTGGTAAAAAACTAGTCATGGCCGCAGTAGAATATGCCAGAACAAACAATCTGAAAATTATTCCACTTTGTCCTTTTGCAAAAAGTGTTTTTGATAAGGTGCAGGAAATACATGATGTACTTTTTTCTTAAAAGGTACTAAGGTTCTGAGATACTAAGTTTTTTTTAACCGCAAAGCTCGCGAAGAATTACGCAAAGTTCGCAAAGTTTTTTTTTAAAAGCTTTGCGAACTTTGCGTTTATACTAAGTCTAGCAGATAACAAAACCTTGCGTTCTTTGCGTTAAAAAAACAACGCATAGAAATTCGATTTTCAAATTTCCGCGAAAACTCGTATATTTGCATGTAATTTAAACTTAGAGTATGACAAGGATAATTACGCTTTTCTGTATTTTTATAGCACAAATCGGCTTTTCTCAATCGGCTGAAAGTTATTTAGAAAAAATCAGAAACAATGAAGCTCTCTTAACAGCTTTTTTTCAACAAATGCCAAAAGGAGGCGATTTACACCACCATTTTTCAGGATCAATTTATGCAGAACCTCTTTTAGAAAGAGCAATCACAGAAGATTTCTATTTGAATTTAGAAACTATGGAAGTTTCTAAAACCAAACCTGCAAACGGAAACTGGCAAACTTTCTCCTCATTAAAAAATCAAGGCAAACTAGATTACTACCAACAGCAAGTTATGCAGACCTGGTCTATCAAGGATTATAATGGATCTGTACCTTCCGATGATCAGTTTTTTGACTCTTTCATGAAATTTGAACCAACTATCGCAGGTCATTTTGCAGAAGGAATGCTCGAATTAAAAAAACGTGCTATTGCAGAAAATGTAAGTTATATCGAAACACAATTATCGACAATTCCATGCGATATGAATGTTTCGGATTTGACTGATTTTAATACAAAATTGCGTCAGGCTGCGGCTCAAAAAGATGAAAAAGCAGTTTTAAAACTTTTAGACGAATTGTATAAATCATTTCAACAAAAAGACGCCAAAAAATATGCATTAGATTTCAACACAAATTTTATTGCTAAGTTGCATAAAGATTTAAAAATAGATGACGAAAAATTCACCATGCGTTATCAGAATTTTGTGCTTCGATTTATGGATCCGGTTGATTTGTTTAAAAACTTAAGCATCGCCTTTATCTCTGCAAATGACAGTAAGCTGGTTGCAGGTGTCAATATTGTTTCTCCGGAACATGGCGAAAATTCAATGAAAGATTACTGGTTACATATGGTAATGTTTAAATATTGTCATTCGAAATTTCCTGATGTAAAATATACGCTTCATGCCGGCGAATTGACTTTAGGCTTAGTTCAGCCAGAAGATTTAACCTGGCATATTAACGACGCTATTTATGTTGCCGGCGCTAACAGAATTGGTCATGGAGTTGATATAGCTTACGAAGCAAATTCGTATGATTTACTGAAATACATGTCCAAAAATAATATTCCTGTTGAGATCAATTTAACGAGCAATGAATTTATTCTGAAAGTAAAAGATAACAGACATCCGTTTACGCTTTATAAAGAATTTAATGTGCCAATTGTAATTAGTACAGATGATGCTGGAATTTTGAGAAGTAATATGACCGAACAATATGTTTTATTAGCCAAAAGATATCAGGATGTTTCATATGCAACGATAAAACAATACGTTTACAACAGCATTAATTACAGTTTCATTCAAGATGCATCTGTAAAAAAACAATTAATTAAAGATTTAGATACTCGTTTTAAAGCTTTTGAAGCGAAGTTTTCTAAAAACTAAACCAAACCCGACAAGTTTTAAAAACCTGTCGGGTTTGCTAACGTTACAACTATGATTCTAGAAGCAGCATTTTTATATGTTAAACCGGAATTAGCCTCTCAATTTGAGGTTGATTTTGCAAAAGCAAGCCAATACATATCATCAATAAACGGTTATTCAGGACATCGTTTGGAAAAATGTCTGGAAGTCCAAAACAAATATCTTTTATTGGTCGATTGGAATACGCTTGAAGATCATACAATTGGTTTTAGAACTTCTGAAGCTTATCTGGAATGGAAAAAGATTTTACATCATTATTACGAACCGTTTCCGATTGTAGAACATTTTGAAACTGTTTTCGAGAATAAAAAATAGATTTTTATTTTGCCACAGATTAAAAAGATTTCCACAGATTAATTTAAAGTAAAATAACAAAAATCTTTTCAATCCTCTTAATCTGTGCCTAAAAAAACAAACCAATGAACATCAAACTCATCGCAATAGGCAAAACGGATAACAAATCGCTTCAAACTCTGATTGACGATTATACCAAACGTTTGTCGTTTTACATCAAATTTGATTTGGAAATTATTCCCGATATCAAAAACGTAAAAAACTTATCTGAAAGCCAGCAAAAGGAAAAAGAAGGCGAATTAATTCTGTCGAAACTTTCGGCTACTGATCAATTAATACTTTTGGATGAAAACGGAAAAAACTTCTCTAGTGTAGGTTTCTCAGAAGAATTGCAAAAGAAAATGAATTCAGGAATCAAAACACTGGTTTTTGTAATTGGCGGACCTTACGGGTTTTCAGATACCGTTTACAGTAAAGCGCAGGGAAAAATTTCGCTTTCGCTAATGACGTTTTCTCATCAAATGGTTCGTTTATTTTTTATCGAGCAGCTATACAGAGGATTTACGATTTTGCGTAATGAACCTTATCACCATCAATAAATTGTCAATCACAAGAAAAACCACAATACTAACAATCAGCATTTTAAAATCAAAAAAAATTCTAAATCCAAAATAAAAGCGTAATTTTATACTGCTTTTATTAAATCTTAATAAAATTTAATAATTATAGTTTTTTAACCCTATTTTTTTAATCTAAAAACATATAATTATGAAATCTTTACTTCGTTTTTCAGCAATCTTATGTTTGCTTTTTATTGGAATTTCATGTTCTAATAATGATGACAATTCTAGTCCGGTTATTGTGACATTTACTGCAAGTTTGACTCCCGTTACAGGCGCTACTTCAACAGCCTCTGGTGATGCTACACTCAAATTAAACCAAACAGCCAAAACGTTTGAAATAAAAGTAAATTTTACAGGACTAACACCAATTCACGGGCATGTTCACAATGCTGCCAAAGCAATTGTTATTCCATTTCCCGACTCAAGTGTATCAACTTCACCCATAACAGTGTCCGGTACACTTACAGATACACAAATAGCTGAATTAATGGCTAATCAATATTATGTAAACCTGCATACAACTGCTTATCCTGATGGAGAAATAAGCGGAACCCTCATCAAAACAGGTACCTCCGGTGGCGGAGGTGGTGGAGGTGGCGGTTATTAACACCTGAAAAAACTAAAAACAAAGCCTTTCTATCATTTGGACGGAAAGGCTTTTTGCTGTTTTATATTTCAAATTAGAAAATGAATTCTACCGGAAGTTTATCAAGATTGTAAGTCACATATTTTTGCAGTAAAATTTTATCTTGAATATATTCTTCATAACTCATGTTCTTATCAAATAAGAACACCAAATCTGGTACTTTCTCAAACTTTATACTATAAAAATGCTGTAATATCTCTGTTATTTTTATTTCCTTATTTCCCATCAAAACATGTTCTTTTCCTTTTCTAAAATAAAAGACAAAATTTTCCTTATTCGGTTTTTCTGTTTTATAGTACACTTTCGTGAAAGACAAAAAAGCAAGATTCTTTCCAATAGAATCTGCATAAGAATAATAATTTTGGGCATTTTCATTTTTGTGTGCACTGTCAGCCCTTTTCTTTTCCTGCATTTTTATAACCTCCGGAATCACTAATTTCAAAGGCAAACGCTTATCGATATTAAAAATCCAATTGGTCGAAATAATAGCACTTTTTCTATTCAAATCAGCTATTGTATCTTTTCCTTCAACTTTTAAGAAAATATAAACTGGCGAATGATCCTGGACATCTTTTACAATCGAAATATTTGATTTTGGGAGTAAAACATCTTTCTTTTCTTCACAGGAGAAAAGAAGAAAAACAATAATTAATGTAATATATTTCATGTTTCCTTAATTATTTTATTCGATTTTATAATCTTCTGGTTTAAGTAAAGGAAGCCAATGCGTTAAATTTGAAAAACGCATTATATGATAACTATCATAGCCTCCTAAAAGCACTTTTTCTTTTGTGAGAATCAGCCTGGTCTTTTGAGGATACAAACCAAATCTGGCTTCATATATAGATACTCCTTCAAAAAAATTATTCAAAATATAAGGCGATTCGCGACTTCCTTCTCCATATTTAAATACTGATGCGATAATCTTGACCATCATCGAAAAATGAAGATTGCACAATTCTGTATTACCAAGACGTTTATAAGCGTAACTTAATTCTTTATGCCCCGTAATGTTGTTAGGACTTTGACTGAGAATTTCTTTAGCTACAATAATTGCTTCATTATATTTTTTGTCTTCATTAAGTTTATAAACTTTACGGGCTAAACTATCTAAATAAGTCGGATTTATTGTCTTAGAATGAATTTTATATTTAGTCAGACTTATTATTTGTGCAGCCGTTATAGCTGTTGTATCTCCTTTTTGAAGAAGAGCTTCAACATTTTTGTAGTAATAAATAGAATTTGGATTTGTAGATTCGGTAAACTTTACATCAAAACGCTGAACGCTTTGTTGGGATTTATCTTCTCCGTAAACTTTAGTACTATTTTTTACTCCTGTTGCTTTTACTTTAGAGTTTTGACTTTTCTTATTATCTTTTCCGTCGGGATCTCCATAAATTAGATCTGCTTTTTTAACCTTTTGCGTTGGCGGTGGTGGTGGCAAAGGAGCTTGTCCAGAGCTTAAATTAACCATAAAACAAACAAAGCAAACCAAGAAACATTTCTTTTTCATATTAATATCTAAACTTAAAAGTATATAATTTAAAAACTCATTTTATTAAACAAAGTAACGCACTCAACAGCTTCTTTCACATCATGAACACGAAGGATTTTTGCTCCTTTGGTCAAAGCAATTGTATTCAGGAATGTTGTTCCGTTTAAAGCTTCTTGTGGTGTAATATCAAGTGTTTTGTATATCATCGATTTTCTGGAAATTCCTGCTAAAACCGGTAACTTTAATAAATTAAAAAGCTCCATTTTTTGCATTACTTCATAATTCTGATCGGTTGTTTTAGCAAAACCAAAACCGGGATCTAAAATCAAGTCGTTGATTCCTAAACTTCTTGCTTTTTTTACTTTTTCAGAAAAATAGAAAAGCATTTCTTTTACAATATCTTCGTATTGTGTCAGGCTCTGCATCGTTTGTGGATTACCTCGCATATGCATCATAATGTATGGTACATTGTAATGCGCAATTACATCAAACATATTCTCGTCGAGTTCTCCTGCTGCAATATCGTTTATAATCGCTGCGCCACTTTCTATACTTGCTTTTGCCACTTCGGCTCTAAAAGTATCTATTGACAACAATGCTTCCGGATAATGCTTTAAAATCAATTCAATTGCAGGAACAATTCGGTCAATTTCTTCTTGCTCTGTTACAAATTCAGCGCTTGGTTTACTGGAATATGCTCCTATATCAATGAAAGTTGCCCCTTCTGAAAGCATTTTTTCAACCTGCGAAATAATTTCAACTTCGTTTTTATATTTTCCACCGTCAAAAAAAGAATTTGGCGTGACATTCAGGATTCCCATTACCTTTGGAATCTCTAAATCTATAAGTTTGCCTTTGCAGTTAATTGTCATTGTTTGTTTTGTTTCAGGTTTCAAGTTATCACCGTTAACAATTTGTTTAGAAAAAACTTGAAACAAAGAAAACCTGAAACTTGAAACTCTTTAATATTATCCCTATTTTTGGAAAAATTTAAGCAAATATACAGCATATAAATGAAGAATACTTCCCAAGAGTTTGATAATGTAATCGCGGTTTGCCGAACCTTGTTTATCAATAAAATGAAAGATTATGGCAGTGCGTGGCGAATTTTAAGACTACCATCACTAACAGATCAGATTTTCATAAAAGCGCAAAGAATTA
The sequence above is drawn from the Flavobacterium sp. N2038 genome and encodes:
- a CDS encoding GNAT family N-acetyltransferase, producing the protein MEIQQINDTRRGYFEAVEDGKEAGKMTYTWAGDSKFIIDHTEVNPEFNGKGVGKKLVMAAVEYARTNNLKIIPLCPFAKSVFDKVQEIHDVLFS
- the rlmH gene encoding 23S rRNA (pseudouridine(1915)-N(3))-methyltransferase RlmH codes for the protein MNIKLIAIGKTDNKSLQTLIDDYTKRLSFYIKFDLEIIPDIKNVKNLSESQQKEKEGELILSKLSATDQLILLDENGKNFSSVGFSEELQKKMNSGIKTLVFVIGGPYGFSDTVYSKAQGKISLSLMTFSHQMVRLFFIEQLYRGFTILRNEPYHHQ
- the folP gene encoding dihydropteroate synthase — protein: MTINCKGKLIDLEIPKVMGILNVTPNSFFDGGKYKNEVEIISQVEKMLSEGATFIDIGAYSSKPSAEFVTEQEEIDRIVPAIELILKHYPEALLSIDTFRAEVAKASIESGAAIINDIAAGELDENMFDVIAHYNVPYIMMHMRGNPQTMQSLTQYEDIVKEMLFYFSEKVKKARSLGINDLILDPGFGFAKTTDQNYEVMQKMELFNLLKLPVLAGISRKSMIYKTLDITPQEALNGTTFLNTIALTKGAKILRVHDVKEAVECVTLFNKMSF
- a CDS encoding adenosine deaminase; this translates as MTRIITLFCIFIAQIGFSQSAESYLEKIRNNEALLTAFFQQMPKGGDLHHHFSGSIYAEPLLERAITEDFYLNLETMEVSKTKPANGNWQTFSSLKNQGKLDYYQQQVMQTWSIKDYNGSVPSDDQFFDSFMKFEPTIAGHFAEGMLELKKRAIAENVSYIETQLSTIPCDMNVSDLTDFNTKLRQAAAQKDEKAVLKLLDELYKSFQQKDAKKYALDFNTNFIAKLHKDLKIDDEKFTMRYQNFVLRFMDPVDLFKNLSIAFISANDSKLVAGVNIVSPEHGENSMKDYWLHMVMFKYCHSKFPDVKYTLHAGELTLGLVQPEDLTWHINDAIYVAGANRIGHGVDIAYEANSYDLLKYMSKNNIPVEINLTSNEFILKVKDNRHPFTLYKEFNVPIVISTDDAGILRSNMTEQYVLLAKRYQDVSYATIKQYVYNSINYSFIQDASVKKQLIKDLDTRFKAFEAKFSKN
- a CDS encoding DNA alkylation repair protein, which encodes MALIKDIYSVSFYEKFGQAVAEVHPAFNKQKFIETIYEGDFAQKEWKERMKHTTVVFHQFMPQNFTEAVALIDKIIENLKKNNFAESNLAFIFFADYVEMYGLDDFKTSAKAFISITQFISCEFAVRPFILKYKEKMIDEMIQWSLHENLHVRRLASEGSRPRLPWAMAIPFLKKDPSSILPILENLKNDSSEYVRRSVANNLNDIAKDNPQIVLEIASRWKDHSKETDAIIKHGSRTLLKQGHPEILSHYGLESNNIELSSFAIKTPIVKIGDYLQFHFHLNNKNEEAKTVRLEYAVHYKKAKGHLAKKVFKISEKIYPPNQLIKVDRNQSFKIITTRVFHTGIHQLSIIINGTESDVLEFELID
- a CDS encoding DUF4919 domain-containing protein, producing the protein MKKKCFLVCFVCFMVNLSSGQAPLPPPPPTQKVKKADLIYGDPDGKDNKKSQNSKVKATGVKNSTKVYGEDKSQQSVQRFDVKFTESTNPNSIYYYKNVEALLQKGDTTAITAAQIISLTKYKIHSKTINPTYLDSLARKVYKLNEDKKYNEAIIVAKEILSQSPNNITGHKELSYAYKRLGNTELCNLHFSMMVKIIASVFKYGEGSRESPYILNNFFEGVSIYEARFGLYPQKTRLILTKEKVLLGGYDSYHIMRFSNLTHWLPLLKPEDYKIE
- a CDS encoding pirin family protein, translated to MSNINLIIEERAANIGNFMVGRLLPFREKRAVGPFVFIDHMGPAHLSDHENMDVPPHPHIGLSTLTFLFEGSIMHRDSLGTELEIKPGAVNWMTAGKGIVHSERTPEYLRHSDKMLHGLQIWVALPKELEQMDPNFAHVEADDIPAWEEDGVSYKLIAGEAFGKKSPVPVYSPLYFIEIKSKTTQKINIGSHLFGESGLYILEGSIKSGEHVYDPKQILITNDSTLCEFEIAANSTVYIFGGQSFPEEHFIFWNFVSSDKNLIEKAKHDWTAQTFPKVPGETEFVPLPEPRIK
- a CDS encoding CHRD domain-containing protein, whose protein sequence is MKSLLRFSAILCLLFIGISCSNNDDNSSPVIVTFTASLTPVTGATSTASGDATLKLNQTAKTFEIKVNFTGLTPIHGHVHNAAKAIVIPFPDSSVSTSPITVSGTLTDTQIAELMANQYYVNLHTTAYPDGEISGTLIKTGTSGGGGGGGGGY
- a CDS encoding antibiotic biosynthesis monooxygenase family protein, with the protein product MILEAAFLYVKPELASQFEVDFAKASQYISSINGYSGHRLEKCLEVQNKYLLLVDWNTLEDHTIGFRTSEAYLEWKKILHHYYEPFPIVEHFETVFENKK
- a CDS encoding OsmC family protein translates to MDTVSAKIDTRLYRTEITSTSGNILISDEPTQLGGKNLGLNPTELLASSLASCTLITLRMYINRKQWDVSEINVKIDFERNSERNVSSFIRKIEVIGEVDEMQRLRLETIANSCPIHKTLTHSIEIKTTLI